A stretch of the Coprobacillus cateniformis genome encodes the following:
- a CDS encoding oligosaccharide flippase family protein: MKRKLINSFIILSGSTLITKVFSVFNRMLLSRLLSEQGMALYILVIPTLSLCITLAQFSIPSAVFRLISHPKYNNKKVIISAILICFASCLLIMLSILCFSQIIAHDFLKQDQAYYPLLTMLPFIPLVAISGIIKNYYLGKEDVWTLSVAQLLEEVARIIFTYFMIKSFVNLDMTYLVSIAILAMSVGELASIIYLYFKMHRKVNVTYHPIEYFKDHFILKDMMNIALPLTGSRILHTCYNFIEPIVLVAILTKLNINESDIHMQYAIISGYVISLLVTPTFFNNVVLRLLLPILNKDIAYRRLRDLRKHVIYGVIVCFLISLPFTLLFYFWGDKCLLFMYNTNNGYDYLKYMSIPFTLFYLQTPLSATLQALNKNKEMFMMSTLEVIIEFVCLLILTPRYHVLSVAMVMLIGLFTTLVLSIYHVYKYVYREA; encoded by the coding sequence ATGAAAAGAAAATTGATTAATTCATTTATTATCTTAAGTGGCAGTACCCTCATAACCAAGGTCTTCTCAGTGTTTAACAGAATGCTTTTATCGAGACTTTTAAGTGAACAAGGTATGGCATTATACATTTTGGTTATTCCGACACTTTCTTTGTGTATAACCTTAGCCCAGTTTTCCATTCCGTCTGCTGTCTTTCGATTAATTTCACATCCAAAATACAACAATAAGAAAGTCATAATCTCAGCAATTCTGATATGTTTTGCCTCTTGTCTTTTGATAATGTTATCTATTTTATGTTTTTCACAAATTATAGCCCATGATTTTTTAAAACAAGATCAAGCCTATTATCCACTTTTAACTATGCTGCCTTTTATTCCTTTGGTTGCTATTAGTGGAATTATTAAGAATTATTATTTAGGAAAAGAAGATGTTTGGACTTTATCAGTTGCTCAATTACTTGAAGAAGTTGCTCGAATTATTTTCACTTATTTTATGATTAAATCATTTGTAAACCTTGATATGACTTATCTTGTTTCTATTGCAATACTCGCTATGAGCGTTGGTGAACTTGCATCTATCATTTATTTATATTTCAAAATGCATCGCAAAGTTAATGTAACCTACCACCCCATTGAATACTTTAAAGATCATTTCATTCTCAAAGACATGATGAATATCGCCCTACCTTTAACAGGCTCACGCATTTTGCATACATGCTATAACTTTATTGAGCCAATTGTTCTGGTGGCAATTTTAACCAAATTAAATATTAATGAATCAGATATTCATATGCAATATGCTATTATCAGTGGCTATGTTATATCATTGCTTGTTACTCCAACATTCTTCAACAACGTTGTTTTACGTTTATTACTTCCCATTTTAAATAAAGATATAGCATACCGGCGTCTAAGAGACTTACGGAAACATGTTATTTATGGTGTTATCGTTTGCTTCCTTATCAGTTTACCATTTACTTTGTTATTTTACTTTTGGGGCGACAAGTGCCTGCTGTTTATGTATAACACAAACAACGGTTATGATTATCTAAAATACATGTCTATTCCTTTTACCCTCTTTTATTTGCAGACCCCCTTAAGTGCAACACTTCAGGCTCTCAATAAGAATAAAGAAATGTTCATGATGAGCACTCTAGAAGTCATTATTGAATTTGTCTGCTTATTAATATTAACTCCTCGCTATCATGTTTTAAGTGTTGCTATGGTTATGCTGATTGGTCTATTTACAACTCTGGTGTTATCCATTTATCATGTTTATAAATATGTTTATAGAGAAGCATAA
- a CDS encoding transporter substrate-binding domain-containing protein, producing MKKILKVMLVIMMAVMVTACGGGDNTDSGDKKETKLLIGISPDYPPYESLNTKNEMEGFDIDMTKELVDIMNKNGGNYSYEFKQMSFESIRSSVETDQVDLGISGFTKHDEWDVEWSHKYNDSKQVALIAGDSNIKTAADLEGKKVGAQVGATGETCAKDIKNADVKAVTDVKVLVETLRTGGVDAVILDYAVAKNYVDNSGFKMIDQALLEEENLIISKKGNTELMNAVNKALDEFVGSDKYNELKEKWGA from the coding sequence ATGAAAAAGATATTAAAAGTGATGTTAGTTATTATGATGGCAGTTATGGTGACTGCTTGTGGTGGTGGAGACAATACTGATAGTGGCGATAAAAAAGAAACAAAATTATTGATTGGGATTTCGCCTGATTATCCACCATATGAATCTTTAAATACAAAGAATGAAATGGAAGGTTTTGATATTGATATGACTAAAGAATTGGTAGATATCATGAATAAAAATGGTGGGAATTATTCTTATGAATTTAAACAAATGTCATTTGAGTCAATTCGTTCAAGTGTTGAAACAGATCAAGTTGATTTAGGAATTTCTGGATTTACGAAACATGATGAATGGGATGTTGAATGGTCACATAAATACAACGATTCAAAACAAGTTGCTTTAATTGCTGGTGATAGTAATATTAAGACAGCTGCTGATTTAGAAGGTAAAAAAGTAGGGGCTCAAGTAGGAGCAACTGGTGAAACTTGTGCTAAAGATATTAAAAATGCTGATGTAAAAGCAGTTACAGATGTAAAAGTATTGGTTGAAACTTTAAGAACTGGTGGAGTAGATGCAGTTATTTTAGATTATGCAGTGGCTAAGAACTATGTTGATAATTCAGGATTTAAAATGATTGATCAAGCTTTATTGGAAGAAGAAAACTTAATTATTTCTAAAAAAGGAAATACTGAATTAATGAATGCTGTTAATAAAGCATTAGATGAATTTGTTGGTTCAGATAAATATAATGAATTAAAAGAAAAATGGGGAGCATAG
- a CDS encoding post-transcriptional regulator, which translates to MEINLKNNLPLDILFLIRIKANEFKTEGVHDIDASDIKEYLYKIKWKNEETLAMCDVIDDIMSLRFSEVFDYLKVKVIKEASSLNLNDFSELIAK; encoded by the coding sequence ATGGAAATCAATCTCAAGAATAACTTGCCATTAGATATTCTTTTTTTAATTCGAATCAAGGCTAATGAGTTCAAGACAGAGGGGGTTCATGATATCGATGCTAGTGATATTAAAGAATACCTTTATAAAATCAAATGGAAAAATGAAGAAACATTGGCTATGTGTGATGTGATTGATGATATTATGTCTCTTCGTTTTTCGGAGGTCTTTGATTATTTAAAAGTGAAAGTGATTAAAGAAGCGTCGTCTTTGAATTTAAATGATTTTAGTGAATTGATTGCGAAATAA
- a CDS encoding GrpB family protein: MKKRLSDEYLNEVNVQSLEPYNHTIVLEEYNDSWPIVYKYEEKRLLTILGDKIKCIEHVGSTSVPGLCAKPIIDILMVVDDSSSEDDYIPELLSAGYWLKIREPEWFEHRMLKGPDTDINLHVFSQGASEIDKMLLFRNWLRENDADRELYADTKRQLAKQIWKYVQNYADAKSQVVLEIMERASTK; encoded by the coding sequence ATGAAGAAGAGATTAAGTGATGAATATTTAAATGAAGTTAATGTACAATCATTAGAGCCGTATAATCATACTATCGTTTTAGAAGAATATAACGATTCTTGGCCAATTGTTTATAAGTATGAAGAAAAACGCTTGTTAACAATTCTTGGTGACAAAATAAAATGCATAGAGCATGTTGGGTCAACATCAGTACCAGGTTTGTGCGCTAAGCCTATTATTGATATTCTCATGGTTGTGGATGATTCTTCTAGCGAAGATGATTATATTCCAGAACTTTTAAGTGCAGGTTATTGGCTAAAAATTAGAGAGCCAGAATGGTTTGAACATCGCATGCTTAAGGGGCCAGATACTGATATTAATTTGCATGTTTTTAGTCAAGGAGCAAGTGAAATTGATAAGATGCTGCTGTTTAGAAATTGGCTGCGTGAAAATGATGCTGATAGAGAATTGTATGCTGATACAAAGCGTCAGTTGGCAAAGCAGATTTGGAAATATGTTCAAAACTATGCAGATGCTAAGAGTCAGGTTGTTTTAGAAATCATGGAACGAGCATCAACAAAATAA
- a CDS encoding amino acid ABC transporter ATP-binding protein, producing the protein MIKVENMTKQFNSLKAVDDVSLEIKKGEIVCLIGPSGSGKSTVLRCIHGLEKPEKGAVYLNDQLLDPKEEHYRELRNKMGFVFQHFNLFPNMTVLENLTLAPIQVMKKSKEEAKEIACQYLKRVGLLDKKDEYPNKLSGGQKQRVAIARSLCMNPEIMLFDEPTSALDPEMVIEVLEVMQELAKEGMTMVVVTHEMGFARTVADRVIFLEDGKIIEENSSKAFFSQPKTERAQDFLNKVMH; encoded by the coding sequence GTGATTAAAGTAGAAAATATGACAAAACAATTCAATAGTTTAAAAGCAGTTGATGACGTTTCTTTAGAAATTAAAAAAGGTGAGATTGTTTGTTTAATTGGACCATCTGGTTCAGGGAAAAGTACTGTTTTAAGATGTATTCATGGTTTAGAGAAGCCAGAAAAAGGGGCTGTTTACTTAAATGATCAATTATTAGACCCTAAAGAAGAACATTATCGTGAATTAAGAAATAAAATGGGATTTGTCTTTCAGCACTTCAATTTATTTCCCAATATGACAGTGTTAGAAAATTTAACTTTAGCACCAATTCAAGTTATGAAAAAATCAAAAGAAGAAGCGAAAGAGATTGCTTGCCAATATTTAAAAAGAGTTGGCTTATTGGATAAGAAAGACGAGTATCCAAACAAGTTATCAGGTGGACAAAAACAACGTGTAGCAATTGCGAGAAGTTTGTGTATGAATCCTGAGATTATGTTATTTGATGAACCTACAAGTGCTCTGGATCCAGAGATGGTTATTGAAGTTTTAGAAGTTATGCAGGAACTAGCAAAAGAAGGAATGACAATGGTTGTTGTTACACATGAAATGGGATTTGCTAGGACAGTTGCTGATCGTGTTATCTTCTTAGAAGATGGTAAGATTATTGAGGAAAATAGTTCAAAAGCATTCTTTTCTCAGCCCAAAACAGAAAGAGCCCAAGACTTCTTGAATAAGGTCATGCATTAA
- a CDS encoding amino acid ABC transporter permease codes for MDVLTKFLTQDNLIFMLQGAGLSLLLAAIAVCLGLILGTLGAAAKLSKYKILRILGNVYVEVIRGTPMLLQILFFYLAVPLIIQSITGERFNADPFICGLIALSINSGAYSTELIRSGIQGVDKGQWEACETIGMNYIQTMRHVILPQAFKRIVPPIVSEFITLIKDSSLISCIGVSELLLRTQVMGANYSNYLVPLVTAGCMYLAMTLTVSYFARRLERKLAASD; via the coding sequence ATGGATGTACTTACAAAGTTTTTAACTCAGGACAATTTAATATTTATGCTTCAAGGAGCAGGGTTGTCCTTGTTACTTGCGGCGATAGCTGTATGCTTAGGATTGATTTTAGGAACTTTAGGTGCTGCTGCAAAACTTTCTAAGTATAAAATATTACGTATTTTAGGAAATGTTTATGTTGAAGTTATCAGAGGAACACCAATGTTACTTCAAATCTTATTCTTTTATTTGGCTGTTCCATTGATTATTCAATCAATCACTGGAGAAAGGTTTAATGCTGATCCATTTATTTGTGGTTTAATTGCATTAAGTATCAATAGTGGTGCTTATTCAACAGAACTGATTAGAAGTGGGATTCAAGGTGTTGATAAAGGGCAGTGGGAAGCATGTGAGACAATTGGGATGAATTATATTCAGACTATGCGTCATGTCATTTTACCACAAGCTTTTAAAAGAATTGTTCCACCAATCGTTAGTGAATTTATTACGCTGATTAAGGATTCATCTTTAATCAGTTGTATTGGTGTTAGTGAATTGTTATTAAGAACACAAGTAATGGGAGCAAATTACTCTAATTATCTTGTTCCACTTGTGACTGCTGGATGTATGTATTTGGCTATGACATTAACAGTTTCATATTTTGCAAGAAGACTAGAAAGGAAGTTGGCTGCCAGTGATTAA
- a CDS encoding aminotransferase class I/II-fold pyridoxal phosphate-dependent enzyme: MKIAEFEVETWMTDHENHCRYNLTETCVSSLSLNDLQKYVQEDISKTIMSMTLDYGPIVGSSRLKQAILSLYETGTVENITIAHGAINANELVMISLLEPGDHIVSLFPSYQQMYDFPKSLGCEVSLIHLSEEKKWMPTIEDFKQCMRNNTKMICLNSPNNPTGTTLPLSFMKELITLAKDFDCYILCDEIYRGVNTITQTMSPSFSDYYEKAIVTQSLSKVFSFPGLRLGWIKGSKEVVHTIDMRRDYHIISSGPMDDYLACLVLENKEHIIKRSLYICDESKKILKSWLEQEHLVSCVIPDEGTVCFLKYEVDMPSIEFCEKLQAETGIFFVPGSAFGVENHLRFGLTHLNEIKEGLPLFSQWLRQFDK; encoded by the coding sequence ATGAAAATTGCAGAGTTTGAAGTTGAAACTTGGATGACAGATCATGAAAATCATTGTCGATATAATTTGACAGAGACATGTGTGTCATCCTTGTCTTTAAATGACCTTCAAAAATATGTTCAAGAAGATATTTCTAAAACAATAATGTCAATGACCTTGGACTATGGTCCAATAGTTGGGTCATCTCGTCTTAAACAAGCTATTTTGTCTTTATATGAAACAGGTACTGTAGAGAATATTACCATCGCACATGGTGCAATCAATGCTAATGAGTTGGTTATGATATCATTGCTAGAACCGGGCGACCATATTGTCAGTCTATTTCCATCTTATCAACAAATGTACGACTTTCCTAAATCATTGGGCTGTGAAGTGTCTTTGATTCATTTATCTGAAGAAAAAAAATGGATGCCAACAATTGAAGATTTTAAACAATGTATGAGAAATAATACAAAGATGATTTGTTTAAATTCACCTAATAATCCAACGGGAACAACACTGCCATTATCATTTATGAAAGAACTTATCACTTTGGCTAAGGATTTTGATTGTTATATTTTGTGTGATGAAATTTATCGGGGTGTCAATACCATTACCCAAACTATGTCTCCTTCATTTAGTGATTATTATGAGAAAGCTATCGTGACACAGAGTCTATCAAAAGTCTTTTCATTTCCTGGGCTTCGCTTAGGTTGGATAAAAGGTTCTAAAGAGGTTGTTCACACAATTGATATGCGTAGAGATTATCATATTATTAGTAGTGGACCAATGGACGATTATCTTGCATGTCTTGTTCTTGAAAACAAAGAGCATATTATCAAGAGAAGTCTTTATATTTGTGATGAAAGTAAAAAAATATTAAAATCATGGTTAGAACAAGAGCATTTGGTGTCTTGTGTTATTCCTGATGAAGGAACAGTTTGTTTCTTGAAATATGAAGTTGATATGCCATCTATTGAATTCTGTGAAAAATTACAGGCAGAAACAGGTATATTCTTTGTTCCAGGAAGTGCGTTTGGAGTGGAAAATCATTTACGATTTGGATTGACTCATTTAAATGAGATTAAAGAAGGATTACCATTGTTTTCACAATGGTTAAGACAATTTGATAAATAG
- a CDS encoding alpha/beta hydrolase produces MRLMMLYGVNCTKDVWNHIVPYFKNFEIDYVEYPHEITSTAKKVDDITEWVYKNYNQHHYDAIIGHSLGGIIAMQLITKYKMKVDKLIYLDTNLKPANKFYRNLMTQKNMEKYGVSILQILNKERRFYTDELLESIQVDFDYTNLVNEIPQNIYAIYGDRGMPEYPNKIQDLNLSPQTLSNLNLVFIHNSCHMIMVENPKQLSEVIKKILEAK; encoded by the coding sequence ATGAGATTGATGATGCTTTATGGTGTTAATTGTACGAAAGATGTATGGAATCATATAGTCCCTTACTTCAAAAATTTCGAAATAGATTATGTTGAATATCCTCATGAAATAACTTCAACCGCAAAAAAAGTTGATGATATAACTGAATGGGTCTATAAAAATTATAATCAGCATCACTATGATGCTATTATAGGTCATAGTCTTGGAGGAATAATTGCAATGCAATTAATCACAAAATACAAAATGAAAGTTGATAAATTAATTTATCTAGATACAAATCTAAAGCCCGCTAATAAATTTTATAGAAATTTGATGACACAAAAAAACATGGAAAAATATGGCGTAAGTATTCTACAAATATTAAATAAAGAACGAAGATTCTATACTGATGAATTATTGGAATCAATTCAAGTTGATTTTGATTATACCAATTTAGTTAATGAAATCCCACAGAATATTTACGCTATATATGGGGATAGAGGCATGCCTGAATATCCAAATAAAATTCAAGATTTAAATTTATCACCCCAAACCTTAAGCAACCTAAATTTGGTGTTTATCCACAATTCCTGTCATATGATTATGGTTGAAAACCCTAAGCAATTATCAGAAGTTATTAAAAAAATATTAGAAGCCAAATAG
- the eno gene encoding phosphopyruvate hydratase, whose protein sequence is MPYITNMFARQVLDSRGFPTIEVEVYTESGAKGKAIVPSGASTGIYEAHELRDEQKDCYLGKSVFKAVNHVNDLIQDHLLGYDVTNQRLIDEELIKLDGTQNKSKLGANAILGVSLACATCASNYYDMPLYQYIGGCNAHVLPIPMMNIINGGAHADNPLDFQEFMIVPVGAHSIQQAIEMGSTVFHHLKKILKNKGLNTSVGDEGGFAPMLEDNDEALKLIVEAIQNAGYKAKDDICIALDVAASEFYHDGFYHMQGKNYTSSELVTYYQNLCSHYPIISIEDGLDQDDQEGWMALTKHLSSIMLVGDDLFVTNKQRLQMGIDENIANAILIKVNQIGTLTETLDAIELAKQHQYKVIVSHRSGETEDTFIADLAVATNAGYIKTGSMSRSERIAKYNQLLRIEEELIPTQCYGNQ, encoded by the coding sequence ATGCCATATATTACAAATATGTTTGCTAGACAAGTTTTAGATTCAAGAGGTTTCCCAACAATTGAAGTAGAAGTTTATACTGAAAGTGGTGCTAAAGGGAAAGCCATTGTTCCCTCTGGTGCTTCTACAGGAATTTATGAAGCTCATGAATTAAGAGATGAACAAAAAGATTGTTATTTAGGAAAAAGTGTTTTTAAAGCTGTTAATCATGTGAATGATCTCATTCAAGATCATCTTCTAGGTTATGATGTCACAAATCAGAGATTAATCGATGAAGAATTAATCAAATTAGATGGAACTCAAAACAAATCAAAGCTAGGTGCGAATGCTATATTAGGGGTTTCTTTAGCTTGTGCAACTTGTGCAAGTAATTATTATGATATGCCACTTTATCAATATATTGGTGGTTGCAATGCTCATGTTTTACCAATTCCAATGATGAATATAATTAATGGTGGCGCTCATGCTGATAACCCATTAGACTTCCAAGAGTTTATGATTGTTCCTGTTGGTGCTCATAGTATCCAGCAGGCTATCGAAATGGGTTCAACTGTTTTCCATCATCTCAAAAAGATTTTAAAAAACAAAGGCTTAAATACCTCTGTTGGTGATGAAGGTGGCTTTGCACCAATGTTAGAAGACAATGATGAAGCATTAAAATTAATTGTTGAGGCCATTCAAAATGCTGGATATAAAGCTAAAGATGATATTTGTATTGCTTTAGATGTTGCGGCCAGTGAATTCTATCATGACGGTTTTTATCATATGCAAGGTAAAAATTACACTTCTAGTGAATTGGTAACATATTATCAAAATTTATGCAGTCATTATCCCATCATTTCAATTGAAGATGGTTTAGATCAAGACGATCAAGAAGGTTGGATGGCTCTTACAAAGCATTTATCATCTATTATGCTTGTTGGTGATGATTTATTTGTCACAAATAAACAACGTTTACAAATGGGTATTGATGAAAACATTGCGAATGCGATTTTAATTAAAGTCAATCAAATAGGAACTTTAACAGAGACGTTAGATGCGATTGAATTAGCCAAACAACATCAATACAAAGTTATTGTTTCTCATCGTTCTGGAGAAACTGAAGATACATTTATTGCTGATCTCGCAGTTGCTACAAATGCTGGTTACATCAAAACTGGTTCCATGTCAAGAAGTGAACGTATTGCAAAATACAATCAATTGTTACGTATTGAAGAAGAACTAATTCCAACACAGTGTTATGGAAATCAATAA